gactCGCACAATGCTGCCTCATCAAAAGTCTGAAGGAAAAGGTTTCAATcaataaaagatgaaaacaaatgaaacaccaACAGCTGATATCCGCTGCCACACCGTGGTTCAGATTTGTATTGTAAGAGATGCCAGTAAGCTGGCAGCTCATCCTGGAAGATATCATTTGTAAAGTCACCTTAGTTCAAAGTAGAACTGAGAATCCAGTGTCATGCTGCTGAGGATTAGAATTTATGATTTTAAGTTTCCGTGCTTTTTATTAGTTTCTGTCGGGCCAGCCTTCAGCTCAGTGAAACCTCACTGTCGACTGAAGTCATTGTTAGGTCCACAGATAGGAACGATCCCATCCAGTGTAGATTGATACCAAGTACAAATAAATCAAGtccatatcattttaaatgcctATCATCACCAAGCATCTGTAATTGCTCATTGCAGACcagcagcttttgtttttcaactAATTCATGAATCCATTCATTATCGAGCACTTCTTACCATGATAGGCGGTGGGGGGTTACTTCCACTGACATCCACCAGCATGTCATCATACTTTTCAAAGTTGACGCCTTTCTCATAGTGGGCAAAGATGGATTCTTCATCTTCGGGGAGTGCATCAGGGATATATGTGACCCTTGGTCCTgcaatgaaacatgtttttaatttgtggtGCAGAAATCAAACAAGCGTCATCAGATCATTCGGCTAATTTACTTACTTCCTTGATCAAAGCCACCTTTGTTTTCTGGATCTTTAGGAGCGCCTGTGTAAGAGTGAGATGTCCATAACATGATTGACTTAAAATCATCAAAACACTTTAACTACCTTGAGCATAGCAATCTTCATCTCTTCCTCGGTAGCCTGAAATCAAACAAGACATGCTGGACCTTCTGCAAGAAAGAGAGCTTTAGGATGTGAACggcttgcttttctttttacctcCTCCGGCGCCTCTTCCTCTGGATCCCTGTTCTCCACCTTTAAACACAACCATAAACTGTAAGTCACACTTAAAAACAAGGTTACATATTTACTAATAGTTAGAAAATTAACTTCAAGCTAAGTATCCTTTGTCCACATAATGACTAAATCCAGAAGTACCTTGTCGGAAACCTCCTCTGCCTCCGAACGCTGTTCAGAGCATACAATACTCAAATCAGATTCACATTAAGAAGATGCAACGATTACTCTTCTGGGGAGATGAATAACTTCAGTTTCTTTTATATCTGCgtgtaacaaaagaaaaagtcctACCAGTTTCAAACGACccatctccctctcctgtaAAAGGGATGAATGTGTTTTGGATGCATCCAGAGAAACCAGATTCAGCGGCATTAGAACCCGACATATAAAGAACCTTACCGGGTAATTCACCTTGATCCGTGCTGCCTGATCCTCTTCCGCGGCCTGACAGAATAAACAGGCCATCAGGACACAAACTATTTTAGAAATGCATCAAAAGTATTCAATGGTAATCGAAATCAGTCAACTGACCAACTACAAAATACAAGGGATGGAGAGATAACCAACTAGTGGTTTGCCAAACAGTGCCACTCTTAGGCCACAAAGGACCCAtttcttgtaaaataaatgctaCAACTCTTTATGACTCTGAATTACAGCTCATGCACTGACTAGTTAAATTCAGTTCACGCCTCACCTCTGCCTCGAAATCCACTTCCTTCTTTGTTGTTCCAGTTGCCACCATCTGCGAATAACACATTTGAGGATGAGTAGAACCAAGGACTGAGCCTAGGTTATAAGACACTATCCTGCTCAGTGCTTACCATTCCCATTCTCATCAACACCTGCAAAAAGGTCAAAGCACCAAATGAGTTAAGATTCCTTAAACAATGCCTATGAAATTaaccttcctcctctctgagcaTGAAGAGGGAGTTTTTCTTGAGTTTAGAATAAACCCAGTTACTTCATGCAATCAATTACAATAGTTTTTGGTATAAACAGTCTGCCAAATCTTATGACCACTTTCATTTATTCAATTACTCTTTCGTGTGTAAAATGTCTCCCATCACAAGTTATTAAGTAAGAAAAGTGATGTGGTAGTTGACTATACGTGAAGTTATGCTGGATATTCAGTTATTTCAGTACCCTTTAAATAATATGACATGAGTGGTAACCTGAGAATGAACTTTTGaatcctcctctgcctccacgACCTGGAAAGAAGCAAAAGAACATTCATTTGTACCCTCTAGGGCAGAGATGGTTATGTTTCATCCTTTCAATACTCACCCCTTCCATATTTGCCCCGGTCAGAGTTTGAAgagtctctttgtggtcctAAAGGTGTTAATGTCCAATAATGTATCACTTACCGTATATATACATTACATGCACATTTTTCCAAATACCTGTACTCAACtttcacaaagaaaagcaaaatgtAATCTTAAGGACAGGCCAGTTCATTGTACATGCACTCATTACTTAAAATGGAGGGGCAAATAATGGTCACTAAATCATTTCCAATCAACATACCTTCACTTTCGTAGTAGCTGGTTAATGCAGTAGTTTTGCTACCAGTTCCCTGTAAAGACCAATAAACTCACATCAGGTGCTGACCCAACACAGCTGGACAAAGTCAGCAACTGGTTTTGTTTGCGCTTCCACAGTACACTAGCTTACCTCTTCCCAATCTTCCATTTTGTTCACCTTAAAGAAAAATCATACCATGAGGTCAATATTCAGATCTTAGAACAGGTTCCAAGTTAACATGACAAATGTTCAGAGGTGGGGTTAGATGTGCTTAAGGGCTCTTCATTGATAACGCTAGCTTCATTGATAATGCTAGtagaagtttaaaataaatgtagttagTAAGTGCAATGTATCCCCTGGAATAGTTGAGTAAAAGCATGAAGTGGTACAGTGAATAAATACTTAAGTAGAGTACAAGTACCTGAAATGCGTACTTGAGTACAGTGCTTGgttattttccaccactgatgTTGGTGTAGCTTGGCTGTGAAGCTATCTCAAGGACAGGGCCAAGCAAATCTGAAATATATACatcagggtttcccgcagcactttacagcaGCCGCCTAACCAACGCTCTCCTGCCTCCTTAACGAAGGTCTTCCAAAACACTAAGTATGACCGATGTTCTCCCCGTTACTGTCCGGTTCCTCTCATTCCAAACAGGGACCAACGCCAccctcccttctctgcagaacgcatttaaaaaagtaatgataataaaaaccgTGTCATGAATTGATAAAACCAAAGATTGCTTCTTCATGGGAGAAGCAGGCCTACCTCACCCTGTGCGCctccccccctcaccctcaGCCCACCACCTTACCTGTGCACACATTACAAGATTAACAACTaagaaattacattaaatacatatatgttattaaacatgtaaaatgcGTTTTAGTTAATGCAAGTCCATTTTCCTAGTTGCTCGAAAGTAATCGGGAGTACTTTGTAGACTGGGTGACGTAACTGCGACCTCGTGGTGTTAGCGAAGCTgctgctaagctaactagctaagaTGGCAAATATTAAATTCAAACCAACAAACCTCAGGAGGAATATCACATCCTTACTTTAATTGTTCGATTGAACTAAAATTCGTAAGCCAACCCCATTTGCAGTGTGCAGACATCTCCTCGTGCAGTTTAAACTAATGTTAAAAAGCAGGTCGGGCTCATTCATGCCTCATCGTTTCCGAACTCCAATGAAAGACTCCAATACATTAGAAACCTTTCGATTAATATTGTGTTTGGTAAGAACATGTGATATCATTTGAAGGTGACGGCCATGCTCATTTGCAAGGTGTGGCGCTAGCTACAACTAGCTAGTTGTAGCTAGCACCACACCTTGTTGCTAACTCCGCACTAATTCCGAAGTTGAGTAAAATGTGGTGACATTCTGTTTATCTCAATCTGTTTAAGGAGCATTTAGGGAAAACATCTTGTTAACTTTCATGACCATACCTTTATGAATGCTTCTCAAGATGAATATGATGGCTTTCTATCTCGTCGTGTCTCGGCTAGATTGGCTCTGCTCGTCGCGATGTCTGTCAAGTTTAGGGTCGCGCGCAAAGTGTGCACAGCTGCACGCGGCGCAGCGATCTGAGGTTGCCAGTTCTGCTGCCCAACCCAACTGCAATTTTTTGGTAATAGAAAACAAAGAATTTAAAAGAATGCTGTATATTGAATACTGAATATGAAGACGATTACCAAGCAGTTGATCTATTGAGCAACCGTGCAGTGTTCAGAATGGGACCTAAAACGTAATAGGTAGGCTAACAGAATATGAATTACCCTgccaaaaaatatattatgaaatgtaactttttggATTACTTCTGCACTTGATTATTTCTTGATTCCTTTTctttaaagtctttaaaactgaAAAGGCCTACGAACATATTTCAATCAGGCAGTGCAAAAAACCTCACAACTGCAGCCTAGTGAACACTGACTACAGTCAAAGGTGTAGTTCTTCATATACCGATAAGACTGAAATAGTGCCTTATAAAAACACTATGTAAAATATACTCTACTTCTACTACAACCTTGTACTGcaaacagaggtgggagaagtactcaggtctgtacttgagtaaagtagaagtactcaggtcttgtacttgataaagtagaagtactcagatcttgagtaaagtagaagtactcaggtctatacttgagtaaagtagaagtactcaggtcttgtacttgagtaaagtagaagtactcaggtcttgtacttgagtaaagtagaagtactcagatcttgtacttgagttaaagtagaagtactcagatcttgtacttgagtaaagtagaagtactcagatcttgtacttgagtaaagtagaagtactcagatcttgtacttgagtaaagtagaagtactcagatcttgttcttgagtaaaagtagaagtactcagatcttgtactttagtaaaagtagaagtactcagatcttgtactttagtaaaagtagaagtactcagatcttgtacttgagtaaagtagaagtactcagatcttgtacttgagtaaagtagaagtactcaggtcttgtacttgagtagaagtagaagtactcagatcttgtacttgagtaaagtagaagtactcagatcttgtacttgagtaaagtagaagtactcaggtcttgtacttgagtaaagtagaagtactcaggtcttgtacttgagtaaagtagaagtactcagatctgtacttgagtaaagtagaagtactcaggtcttgtacttgagtaaagtagaagtactcaggtcttgtacttgagtaaagtagaagtactcaggtcttgtacttgagtaaagtagaagtactcagatcttgtacttgagtaaagtagaagtactcagatcttgtacttgagtaaagtagaagtactcaggtcttgtacttgagtaaagtagaagtactcaggtcttgtacttgagtaaagtagaagtactcaggtctgtacttgagtaaagtagaagtactcaggtcttgtacttgagtaaagtagaagtactcagatcttgtacttgagtaaagtagaagtactcagatcttgtacttgagtaaagtagaagtactcagatcttgtacttgagtaaagtagaagtactcagatcttgtacttgagtaaagtagaagtactcagatctgtacttgagtaaagtagaagtactcagatcttgtacttgagtaaagtagaagtactcaggtcttgtacttgagtaaagtagaagtactcaggtcttgtacttgagtaaagtagaagtactcaggtctgtacttgagtaaagtagaagtactcaggtcttgtacttgagtaaagtagaagtactcagatcttgtacttgagtaaagtagaagtactcagatcttgtacttgagtaaagtagaagtactcaggtcttgtacttgagtaaagtagaagtactcaggtcttgtacttgagtaaagtagaagtactcagatctgtacttgagtaaagtagaagtactcagatcttgtacttgagtaaagtagaagtactcagatcttgtacttgagtaaagtagaagtactcagatcttgtacttgagtaaagtagaagtactcagatcttgtacttgagtaaagtagaagtactcagatcttgtacttgagtaaagtagaagtactcaggtcttgtacttgagtaaagtagaagtactcagatcttgtacttgagtaaagtagaagtactcagatcttgtacttgagtaaagtagaagtactcagatcttgtacttgagtaaagtagaagtactcaggtcttgtacttgagtaaagtagaagtactcagatattgtacttgagtaaagtagaagtactcagatcttgtacttgagtaaagtagaagtactcaggtcttgtacttgagtaaagtagaagtactcaggtcttgtacttgagtaaagtagaagtactcaggtcttgtacttgagtaaagtagaagtactcaggtcttgtacttgagtgaagtagaagtactcaggtcttgtacttgagtaaagtagaagtaccagagtgtaggaatactctgtcacagtgaaagtattctaaatgttcctccagtgaaagtagaaagtactctcctctaaatgtacttaaagtagtgacagtaaaagtagtcattgtctgattggtccatttcagaataatatctctgatatgttttataatggttgatcattaaagtgttctcagagctggtaaaggtgcagctagtttgaatgctttgtatactgcagggtagctgctggatttactgcaggggaactacagtctgatttaagggagattatatttaccatcagtaatcctaatctgtagaaaagtaaaaagtacaccATTTGCCACTGAaggggagtaaaagtacaaagtagcataacatggaaatactcaactAAAGTACAATCTCACAAttgttcttaagtacagtacttgagtaaatgtttaCTTAATCCCACCTCTGATAGTAGGCtaattaaacatgaataaaactgtaatatatatatcatatttatataatataggTTATTATATTGTTCTATAGACATCATCCCATAATATATTATGCATATAGAGAATACAATCTGAAAATGTGCCTGATTTGAATCGCTTGCTCTGTATAATGGTGATTAAAGTGAGTCCAGTTCCTCGAAGTGCTCTGATCCACTCCAGCAGGTCTTTGAGCTAGgagcagtgcattgtgggatgtTGGTTTATGGAGAAGTCAAGATGGCTGTGAACCTCAGGCAGAGGGAAGAGCCTGCTGTACGAAGGCCGTGAATGaagttttgaataaaatatccCGTTTAGACTTGAACCACCGTGCTATTGAAGGTGTAACCATCCTGTGGAGGACTtgatacaaacacagacagcaaCAGGATAAGAAACACCTGAGGATAAAGTGTCGTATGAATTCCGACGAGAAGGAGGACTGTGAGTGTGCGCCACCACAGGCCGAGACTAGCCCCGCAGGAGGAACACATAGGTGGGGATGCCAGCAGGAAAGAGACGGGGATGCTAGGAGCTCGCTGAAAGTGATAGCTAGCTAGCTTCATGTATTTGGGACCCCTATGGCTACTATTGCTCTGTTGTTTAAAGGAATACTATCAGGCAAACTTCACAGCAAGTACTggttgctttaaaaaagtgactTTGAAAACGTCATTTCTGAATGAATAATTACAATAGTTGAAATAAGGAAAGCGTGCTAGCTAGTTGTTGCTATATTAGCTTGCTAAGTCAGCGTCAGGATGTGCAGatccctctcctttctcctAGCGTTACTTGACTTGCCCTATTTCCTCTATGGTTAGGTTGTAGGACTTCGCTAATGGTGACAGTCAGTCACGTTAACAGCCTACACGTATTTACACTTGTATCAGAGTAAACTGACTGAGGGCCAAATCCACACAAGGCTTACCTGCTTCTACACCGACTCTAATGTTGCTTTATGGCTAGCATGTCATTTTCTCATCGTTCCTAAATCCCATCTGAGtcttaaatgaaaaatatgccTTAATATTGCACATTGAGAGCCTATGCTACATGCAGGACAGAAAGTGGATGTACATGTTGTATTGATCATGTCAAAGCAGCACAGCGTGACCTCTGCTGTGGCTCTCATTCTTATTGTCTGTTTGCTCTATTAGAGAATACGAGGAGCCTGAAATAGCAAACCCAGAAGCAAGCCGAATGTAAGTCGAACTTGTGTTATACTTGTAATTCCATACGCTATATATACTGTCTGATTGTGTGTCTATGCATGTAGGACTGCACCCCCTCCACACCGCAGATCTGTTCTGTTCTCACTTCTTGTTTTTGTAGAAACCTGTTGACAGTTTTGTTGTTGCCATGTATGTAATTGGTGAACCAAAGTGACACAGCTTTGCAGAAAAGTGACACTAGAATGCTTCTATGGAAGAGGTCTCTGCAAATATGTTTTTCCAGGTTGATCCTTTGGTAGTGCAGAGCATTGAAGTATTATATACAGTTTgaaaatgatgtcattatttaacGAGGCTGGTTCAATTAAAAatagcattagcatttttaaatctgtaaGACATGGTTGAACGCTTGGTGTATAAAGATAGTGCTTTAAATAGACCTGAATTGTTTTGTTCATAATAGGCCAAGAATGATATGTTTTGCCCAAATTAAAGAGAgcctttaaaaaagagaaactcgTATCTGTCAACAAGGCTCTATCACATCCGGCTGATATGTGAGTTAGTGTAATTACCGTTCAGAGTTTTCTGAACACTCCAACGTATTGAATGTGTCGCTTAACAAGGATCAATCTGAGAGTGCAGAATATGGATGCTTGTCAGCTAGAGTCAAccattaaagaaagaaaacaaacacgtgttgcatacatttatatttatgaatgCAATGTATGAAAGCCAAACTACAGCTGCAACTGTCCTGGGTTGTTAGAAGAGATTAAAACTCAACTCCTAACTTATAAGATGTGAACTATTTTCTGCAACATCACTCTCCTAATGTACTAATTACTGTTAATGATGAAAATAGGTGACAACATGTTGTGCTTCACCTCTGAGTGCAGGAAGCGAGCAGCTGCCAAACATCTAATAGAGCGCTACTACCACCAGTTAACAGAAGGCTGTGGGAATGAGTCGTGCTCCAACTCCTGGTGTGCCTCATCAGTCGGTTTCAACCGCATGGATAACAACGCAGCGGCAGTCAAAGCGCTGGAGCTCTACAAGGTCAACGCTAAGCTATGTGACCCCCACCCCTCAAAGAAAGTCACTGCCTCAGCCTACCTGGGCAGTAGCGCTCACAGCAACTCAGCCTGCAGCAACAGCCAGTTGAACCATAAAGATTCCCACTCTGTCCGGGACAATTTCAAAGGTGAGTAGATGCCAGATATTCAGGATTCACGTACTGTTTATATATAGAGTGGAGAGCAACATGCTGTCGTACAGCTGTGAAAGTGTgttattcatttctgtttttctataCTTTTTGACCATAGATGTGAATTACCTGACAGAGGAGAAAGTGTACGAGATTTTGGACATCTGTGGAGAGCAGGAAGATTACTCGCCTCTGATCAGGGTAATAGGCCGGGTGTTCTCCAGTGCAGAGGGCCTAGTTCAGAGCTTCCGGAGATCCAAACCTCACACTAAGGAGGAGCTCAAGTCCCTTCAAGGTAAGGATGAGGACAAGGATGAGGATGAGAAGGAGGCCGCAGCCTGTTCTGCTACAGCTATGGAGGAAGACTCCCCTGCCTCCTCTTCATCGGCTCGGCTCGGCGAGGGCTCCTCAGGGGAAAATGAAGTCCAAAGGCTCTCCCCTGACGAGCTGTCGGTGGACATTGACGCTGTGCGGCGGGTCTATGAGCGGCTGCTTTCCAATGAGAAGATAGAAGCCGCCTTCCTGAATGCGCTGGTCTACCTCTCACCCAACGTGGAGTGCGACCTGACGTACCACAACGTTTATTCACGAGACCCAAACTACCTGAACCTGTTCATTATAGTGATGGAGAACAGCAACCTCCACAGCCCAGAGTACCTGGAGATCGCCCTGCCACAGTTCTGCAAGGCAATGAGCAAACTCCCCCTGCCAGCTCAGGCCAAGCTGGCTGGCTTGTGGTCTCACTACAGCGCGGAGCAGATCCGGCGCATGGTGGAGACCTTCCAGCAGCTCATCACATACAAAGTGATCAGCAACGAGTTCAACAGCCGCAACCTGGTCAACGACGATGATGCAGTGGTGGCATCCACCAAATGCTTGAAGATTGTCTACTATGCAAACGTGCTCGGGGGTGACCTCGACATGGAGCACAacgaggaagaggacgaggagcCCATCCCAGAGTCAAGTGAGCTCactctgcaggagctgctgggTGAGGAGCGGCGGAACAAGAAGGGCCCCCGGGTGGACCCGCTGGAGACAGAGTTGGGGATCCGCACCAACGATTGCCGGCGGCCGCTCATTTCCTTTGAGGAGTTTGTCAACGAGCCTCTAAATGAGGTGCTGGAGATGGACAAGGACTACACTTTCTTTAAGGTTGAAACTGAAAACAAGTTCTCCTTTATGACATGCCCTTTCATTCTGAATGCCGTCACAAAGAACCTGGGTCTGTATTACGACAACCGCATCCGCATGTACAGCGAG
The Eleginops maclovinus isolate JMC-PN-2008 ecotype Puerto Natales chromosome 24, JC_Emac_rtc_rv5, whole genome shotgun sequence DNA segment above includes these coding regions:
- the ube3a gene encoding ubiquitin-protein ligase E3A isoform X1; the encoded protein is MNSDEKEDCECAPPQAETSPAGGTHREYEEPEIANPEASRMKRAAAKHLIERYYHQLTEGCGNESCSNSWCASSVGFNRMDNNAAAVKALELYKVNAKLCDPHPSKKVTASAYLGSSAHSNSACSNSQLNHKDSHSVRDNFKDVNYLTEEKVYEILDICGEQEDYSPLIRVIGRVFSSAEGLVQSFRRSKPHTKEELKSLQGKDEDKDEDEKEAAACSATAMEEDSPASSSSARLGEGSSGENEVQRLSPDELSVDIDAVRRVYERLLSNEKIEAAFLNALVYLSPNVECDLTYHNVYSRDPNYLNLFIIVMENSNLHSPEYLEIALPQFCKAMSKLPLPAQAKLAGLWSHYSAEQIRRMVETFQQLITYKVISNEFNSRNLVNDDDAVVASTKCLKIVYYANVLGGDLDMEHNEEEDEEPIPESSELTLQELLGEERRNKKGPRVDPLETELGIRTNDCRRPLISFEEFVNEPLNEVLEMDKDYTFFKVETENKFSFMTCPFILNAVTKNLGLYYDNRIRMYSERRITVLYSLVQGQQLNPYLRLKVRRDHIIDDALVRLEMIAMENPADLKKQLYVEFEGEQGVDEGGVSKEFFQLVVEEIFNPDIGMFRYDEHTKLFWFNPSSFENEGQYTLIGIVLGLAIYNNCILDVHFPMVVYRKLMGKKGTFRDLADANPVLHQSLKELMEYEGSVEEDMMITFQISHTDLFGNPLMHDLRENGDKIPVTNDNRKEFVAQYAEYMLNKSVEKQFKAFRRGFHMVTNESPLKYLFRPEEIELLICGSRNLDFLALEETTEYDGGYNRDSRIIKEFWETLHSFGEEQKRFFLQFTTGTDRAPVGGLGKLKMIIAKNGPDTDRLPTSHTCFNVLLLPEYSCREKLKERLLKAITYAKGFGML
- the ube3a gene encoding ubiquitin-protein ligase E3A isoform X3; its protein translation is MKRAAAKHLIERYYHQLTEGCGNESCSNSWCASSVGFNRMDNNAAAVKALELYKVNAKLCDPHPSKKVTASAYLGSSAHSNSACSNSQLNHKDSHSVRDNFKDVNYLTEEKVYEILDICGEQEDYSPLIRVIGRVFSSAEGLVQSFRRSKPHTKEELKSLQGKDEDKDEDEKEAAACSATAMEEDSPASSSSARLGEGSSGENEVQRLSPDELSVDIDAVRRVYERLLSNEKIEAAFLNALVYLSPNVECDLTYHNVYSRDPNYLNLFIIVMENSNLHSPEYLEIALPQFCKAMSKLPLPAQAKLAGLWSHYSAEQIRRMVETFQQLITYKVISNEFNSRNLVNDDDAVVASTKCLKIVYYANVLGGDLDMEHNEEEDEEPIPESSELTLQELLGEERRNKKGPRVDPLETELGIRTNDCRRPLISFEEFVNEPLNEVLEMDKDYTFFKVETENKFSFMTCPFILNAVTKNLGLYYDNRIRMYSERRITVLYSLVQGQQLNPYLRLKVRRDHIIDDALVRLEMIAMENPADLKKQLYVEFEGEQGVDEGGVSKEFFQLVVEEIFNPDIGMFRYDEHTKLFWFNPSSFENEGQYTLIGIVLGLAIYNNCILDVHFPMVVYRKLMGKKGTFRDLADANPVLHQSLKELMEYEGSVEEDMMITFQISHTDLFGNPLMHDLRENGDKIPVTNDNRKEFVAQYAEYMLNKSVEKQFKAFRRGFHMVTNESPLKYLFRPEEIELLICGSRNLDFLALEETTEYDGGYNRDSRIIKEFWETLHSFGEEQKRFFLQFTTGTDRAPVGGLGKLKMIIAKNGPDTDRLPTSHTCFNVLLLPEYSCREKLKERLLKAITYAKGFGML
- the ube3a gene encoding ubiquitin-protein ligase E3A isoform X2; the encoded protein is MMKIGDNMLCFTSECRKRAAAKHLIERYYHQLTEGCGNESCSNSWCASSVGFNRMDNNAAAVKALELYKVNAKLCDPHPSKKVTASAYLGSSAHSNSACSNSQLNHKDSHSVRDNFKDVNYLTEEKVYEILDICGEQEDYSPLIRVIGRVFSSAEGLVQSFRRSKPHTKEELKSLQGKDEDKDEDEKEAAACSATAMEEDSPASSSSARLGEGSSGENEVQRLSPDELSVDIDAVRRVYERLLSNEKIEAAFLNALVYLSPNVECDLTYHNVYSRDPNYLNLFIIVMENSNLHSPEYLEIALPQFCKAMSKLPLPAQAKLAGLWSHYSAEQIRRMVETFQQLITYKVISNEFNSRNLVNDDDAVVASTKCLKIVYYANVLGGDLDMEHNEEEDEEPIPESSELTLQELLGEERRNKKGPRVDPLETELGIRTNDCRRPLISFEEFVNEPLNEVLEMDKDYTFFKVETENKFSFMTCPFILNAVTKNLGLYYDNRIRMYSERRITVLYSLVQGQQLNPYLRLKVRRDHIIDDALVRLEMIAMENPADLKKQLYVEFEGEQGVDEGGVSKEFFQLVVEEIFNPDIGMFRYDEHTKLFWFNPSSFENEGQYTLIGIVLGLAIYNNCILDVHFPMVVYRKLMGKKGTFRDLADANPVLHQSLKELMEYEGSVEEDMMITFQISHTDLFGNPLMHDLRENGDKIPVTNDNRKEFVAQYAEYMLNKSVEKQFKAFRRGFHMVTNESPLKYLFRPEEIELLICGSRNLDFLALEETTEYDGGYNRDSRIIKEFWETLHSFGEEQKRFFLQFTTGTDRAPVGGLGKLKMIIAKNGPDTDRLPTSHTCFNVLLLPEYSCREKLKERLLKAITYAKGFGML